A genome region from Solirubrobacter pauli includes the following:
- a CDS encoding metallophosphoesterase family protein, with product MQVAICSDIHGNRHAFAAVIAAAREAGVDEMWCLGDLVGYGAEPDACVALADEHCALVLAGNHDLAVTGALSLEDFSRGAALAARWTQQTITPDTMEWLSELSPEGTRQGIGLFHASPRDPVWEYVLSNLTAELCFDSTDFRVSFIGHSHVALSFTREEGEPASGTTRRAGTELDVSVHEWLINPGSTGQPRDGDPRAAWLLLDIDAKTAVYQRTEYDIAGAQAAIRAARLPDSLAERLQYGQ from the coding sequence ATGCAGGTCGCCATCTGCTCCGACATCCACGGGAATCGCCACGCCTTCGCGGCCGTGATCGCCGCTGCGCGCGAAGCGGGCGTCGACGAGATGTGGTGCCTCGGCGACCTCGTGGGCTACGGCGCCGAGCCGGACGCGTGCGTCGCGCTCGCCGACGAGCACTGCGCGCTCGTGCTCGCGGGCAACCACGACCTCGCCGTCACCGGCGCGCTCTCGCTCGAGGACTTCTCACGGGGCGCGGCGCTCGCCGCCCGCTGGACGCAGCAGACGATCACGCCGGACACGATGGAGTGGCTGAGCGAGCTCTCCCCGGAGGGCACGCGCCAGGGGATCGGGCTCTTCCACGCCTCGCCGCGCGACCCGGTGTGGGAGTACGTGCTGTCCAACCTGACGGCCGAGCTGTGCTTCGACTCGACCGACTTCCGCGTGTCGTTCATCGGCCACTCGCACGTGGCGCTGTCATTCACGCGTGAAGAGGGCGAGCCGGCGTCGGGCACGACCCGGCGCGCGGGCACCGAGCTGGACGTGTCCGTGCACGAGTGGCTGATCAACCCGGGCTCGACCGGGCAGCCGCGCGACGGTGACCCGCGCGCGGCTTGGCTGCTGCTGGACATCGACGCCAAGACCGCCGTCTATCAGCGCACCGAGTACGACATCGCCGGCGCGCAAGCCGCGATCCGTGCGGCGCGGCTGCCGGACTCCCTCGCCGAGCGACTGCAATACGGGCAGTAA
- a CDS encoding DUF3467 domain-containing protein: MAPDDRERHFNLHTTPEVMAGVYANFATVSHSDYEFTLTFSRVDHEVEADEVPGVVVSRVSLSAKAMQELIAAMQDNVSKWQTREGIKRLPETRPDFRDQ; this comes from the coding sequence ATGGCCCCAGACGACCGCGAGCGGCATTTCAACCTGCACACCACGCCGGAGGTGATGGCGGGCGTGTACGCGAACTTCGCGACCGTCTCCCACTCCGACTACGAGTTCACGCTGACGTTCTCACGCGTGGACCACGAGGTCGAGGCCGACGAGGTGCCCGGCGTCGTCGTCTCACGCGTGTCCCTCTCGGCCAAGGCGATGCAGGAGCTGATCGCCGCGATGCAGGACAACGTCTCCAAGTGGCAGACCCGCGAGGGCATCAAGCGCCTCCCCGAGACGCGGCCGGACTTCAGGGACCAGTAG
- the argS gene encoding arginine--tRNA ligase, with protein sequence MHPIDDLRAAVEAAAGDLRDGDPAPKGRLSLERPKKAGFGDYSTNAAMLLAPSLGAPPREVAERLGAKLSERLGASVDRVEVAGPGFLNVFLADAWYVDATHGVLQAGDAWGHGEPEVAQRVNVEYVSANPTGPMTAASARHAAYGDALARMLELSGHEVSREYYFNNAGGQIDRLGASVRALARGEDVPEDGYKGDYVAELAKQIPNAADRTASELGAEASSLIMEGIRETLHAYRVDFDTYFLEGSLHEAHPPDPSPIALAFDRLREQGHLYESDGALWLRTTEFGDDKDRVLQRSTGAPTYFAADVAYQEDKFRRGFDKAIYVLGADHHGYIARLKAIASSLGEDPERVEVPILQFVHIVEGGDRAKMSKRAGDFVTLSELIERIGVDATRWFMLSRSHDSTIDLDIELASKQDPENPVYYVQYAHARLSSIMRNLEPGEAEAALASPAAASGLNDADRELVRRVLAYPGEVREATDRRAPHRIATYALELSQAFSAFWRDSPVLKEPDADRRAFRIALSVATRRTLASALTLLGVSSPESM encoded by the coding sequence GTGCACCCCATCGACGACCTGCGGGCGGCCGTCGAGGCGGCCGCCGGAGACCTCCGTGACGGCGATCCCGCGCCGAAGGGGCGCCTGAGCCTCGAGCGGCCGAAGAAGGCCGGCTTCGGCGACTACTCGACGAACGCCGCGATGCTGCTGGCGCCCTCGCTGGGCGCGCCGCCGCGCGAGGTCGCCGAGCGCCTGGGCGCGAAGCTGAGCGAGCGCCTCGGGGCGAGCGTGGACCGCGTGGAGGTCGCCGGGCCCGGCTTCCTCAACGTGTTCCTGGCCGACGCCTGGTACGTGGACGCCACGCATGGCGTCCTGCAGGCCGGGGACGCCTGGGGCCACGGCGAGCCGGAGGTGGCGCAGCGCGTCAACGTCGAGTACGTCTCGGCCAACCCGACCGGCCCGATGACCGCCGCCAGCGCGCGCCACGCCGCGTACGGCGACGCCCTCGCGCGGATGCTCGAGCTGTCCGGCCATGAGGTCTCCCGCGAGTACTACTTCAACAACGCCGGTGGCCAGATCGACCGGCTGGGCGCGTCGGTGCGCGCGTTGGCGCGGGGCGAGGACGTGCCCGAGGACGGCTACAAGGGCGACTACGTCGCCGAGCTGGCCAAGCAGATCCCGAACGCCGCCGACCGCACCGCCTCCGAGCTCGGCGCGGAGGCCTCGAGCCTGATCATGGAAGGCATCCGGGAGACGCTGCACGCCTACCGGGTGGACTTCGACACGTACTTCCTCGAGGGCTCGCTGCATGAGGCCCACCCACCCGACCCCTCGCCGATCGCCCTCGCGTTCGACCGGCTGCGTGAGCAGGGGCACCTGTACGAGTCCGACGGCGCCCTGTGGCTGCGCACCACCGAGTTCGGCGACGACAAGGACCGCGTCCTCCAGCGCTCCACCGGTGCGCCGACGTACTTCGCGGCCGACGTCGCCTACCAGGAGGACAAGTTCCGCCGCGGATTCGACAAGGCGATCTACGTGCTCGGCGCCGACCACCACGGCTACATCGCACGCCTGAAGGCGATCGCGAGCTCGCTGGGGGAGGACCCGGAGCGCGTCGAGGTGCCGATCCTGCAGTTCGTGCACATCGTCGAGGGCGGCGACCGGGCGAAGATGTCCAAGCGCGCCGGCGACTTCGTGACGCTGTCGGAGCTGATCGAGCGCATCGGCGTGGACGCCACCCGCTGGTTCATGCTCAGCCGCTCGCACGACTCGACGATCGACCTCGACATCGAGCTCGCCTCCAAGCAGGACCCGGAGAACCCGGTCTACTACGTGCAGTACGCGCACGCGCGGCTGTCCTCGATCATGCGCAACCTCGAGCCGGGCGAGGCCGAGGCGGCGCTCGCGAGCCCGGCCGCGGCCTCCGGCCTCAACGACGCCGACCGCGAGCTCGTCCGCCGCGTCCTCGCCTACCCGGGCGAGGTGCGCGAGGCGACCGACCGCCGCGCGCCGCACCGGATCGCGACCTACGCGCTCGAGCTCTC
- a CDS encoding 23S rRNA (pseudouridine(1915)-N(3))-methyltransferase RlmH, which produces MHYSVVAVGKAKGTPYADDLDHYAKLLTRYARVDVIEVADEEALLRRIPERAYVCLLDSRGRTYTSEAFSTWVEDRRQGGLDVCFVIGGAFGVELPGAHHKLSFGPMTLPHMLARVVLLEQLYRAHKILANEPYHH; this is translated from the coding sequence GTGCACTACTCCGTGGTCGCGGTCGGGAAGGCCAAGGGCACTCCGTACGCCGACGACCTCGACCACTACGCGAAGCTGCTCACCCGCTACGCCCGCGTGGACGTGATCGAGGTCGCCGACGAGGAGGCGCTGCTGCGACGCATCCCCGAACGCGCGTACGTCTGCCTGCTCGACAGCCGCGGCCGGACCTACACCTCCGAGGCCTTCAGCACCTGGGTCGAGGACCGCCGTCAGGGCGGCCTGGACGTGTGCTTCGTGATCGGCGGGGCGTTCGGCGTCGAGCTGCCGGGGGCGCACCACAAGCTGTCCTTCGGACCGATGACGCTGCCGCACATGCTGGCGCGCGTCGTCCTCCTCGAGCAGCTCTACCGCGCGCACAAGATCCTGGCCAACGAGCCCTACCACCACTAG
- a CDS encoding M48 family metalloprotease, whose amino-acid sequence MPQRLRLPVAVVAAIVVAEAAVLLLRPKERYPVVEADPRAYFSRSELDRAVNFRNGQLWLYGGRTAVELGIVILAVRYAPRDGRRPALTGAAAAAAITLATTAAALPLRAAARQRAKDVGLVTQSWGGWAADTAKSTAIAGVLAAGGGALLVVGMRRFGRDWWAPGAAAVAGFAVLFSYLGPVLLDPVFNRFTPLAAGETRDDVLDLARKAGVEVGEVYEVDASRRTTAANAYVTGLGHTKRVVLYDTLLKDFTPAETRLVVAHELGHVKFKDVPGGLLWLALVAPLGTLVVARATERLARPGTTAVPAAVLSLALVAPALTLISNQLSRAVERRADDFALRMTGEPDAMVGFERRITVQNVGDPDPPGWQQLLMGTHPTTMERIGQALAATGP is encoded by the coding sequence GTGCCGCAGAGGCTCCGCCTTCCCGTTGCCGTGGTCGCCGCGATCGTCGTCGCGGAGGCAGCGGTGCTCCTGCTGCGGCCCAAGGAGCGATATCCCGTCGTGGAGGCGGACCCGCGAGCCTACTTCAGCAGGTCCGAGTTGGACCGCGCCGTCAACTTCCGCAACGGGCAGCTGTGGCTGTACGGCGGCCGGACGGCCGTGGAGCTCGGGATCGTCATCCTCGCGGTCCGCTACGCGCCGCGGGACGGGCGTCGCCCGGCGTTGACCGGCGCCGCGGCCGCCGCGGCGATCACGCTCGCGACCACCGCGGCCGCGCTCCCGCTCCGCGCCGCCGCGCGCCAACGCGCCAAGGACGTCGGCCTGGTCACGCAGTCGTGGGGCGGCTGGGCGGCGGACACGGCCAAGTCGACCGCGATCGCCGGCGTGCTCGCGGCCGGTGGCGGCGCGCTGCTGGTCGTCGGCATGCGGCGCTTCGGCCGCGACTGGTGGGCGCCCGGCGCCGCGGCCGTCGCGGGCTTCGCGGTGCTGTTCTCCTACCTGGGCCCGGTGCTGCTGGACCCGGTGTTCAACCGCTTCACGCCGCTCGCCGCGGGGGAGACGCGGGACGACGTGCTCGACCTGGCCCGCAAGGCCGGGGTGGAGGTCGGCGAGGTCTACGAGGTCGACGCGTCCCGCCGCACGACCGCCGCCAACGCGTACGTGACCGGCCTCGGCCACACGAAGCGCGTCGTGCTCTACGACACGCTGCTGAAGGACTTCACGCCCGCTGAGACGCGGCTCGTCGTCGCGCACGAGTTGGGCCACGTCAAGTTCAAGGACGTGCCGGGCGGGCTGCTGTGGCTGGCGCTCGTCGCGCCGTTGGGGACGCTCGTCGTCGCCCGCGCGACCGAGCGCCTGGCGCGACCGGGCACGACCGCGGTCCCGGCCGCCGTGCTGAGCCTCGCCCTCGTCGCGCCCGCCCTGACGCTGATCTCCAACCAGCTCTCACGCGCGGTCGAGCGCCGCGCCGACGACTTCGCGCTGCGGATGACCGGCGAGCCGGACGCGATGGTGGGTTTCGAGCGCCGGATCACGGTGCAGAACGTCGGCGATCCCGACCCGCCCGGCTGGCAGCAGCTCCTGATGGGGACGCACCCCACCACGATGGAGCGCATCGGGCAGGCGCTGGCCGCTACTGGTCCCTGA